The window CTGATGACCCACTACGGCGACCTCGACGTTTCAAAGCTCACGGAAAAGCCCGCCGGGCGAAAGCCTATCGTGACGAAGGCGGTGCCGATTGAATCGCTCGAACGGCTCATCGAGCGCATTCGCGTGCAGCTTCAGGAAGGCGCGCAGGTCTATTGGGTTTGTCCGCTGATCGAGAGTTCTGAGGTGGTCGATCTCGCGGCGGCTGAGGAGCGTTTCGCTTATCTGCGCCAGCTCTTCGGCGACCAGGTGGGCTTGCTGCACGGCGCACTCGCGGCGAAAGAAAAAGACGAGACGATGAGCCGGTTTGAAGCGGGGCAGATCAAGATCCTCGTGGCGACGACCGTCATCGAAGTCGGCGTCAACGTGCCGAACGCGAACATCATGGTGATCGAGCATGCAGAACGGTTCGGACTTGCGCAGCTGCATCAGCTAAGGGGACGCGTCGGGCGTGGTACGCGTGAATCTTTTTGCATGCTGCTTTACAAAGCGCCGCTCGGGGAAACCGCAGGCAAGCGGCTCGCCATGATGGAAGAAACGGAAGACGGGTTCTTGATTGCCGAAACCGACCTCAAACTGCGTGGTGGCGGCGAGATCCTTGGCGCACGGCAAAGCGGCACGCCGGGCTTTCGTCTCGCGGATATTCCAGGATCGGATCAACTGTTGGCGGCGGCGCATGACGACGCGGCACTGATCATTGCGCAAGATCCGATGTTGACATCGTCACGCGGGCAAGCTCTGCGGACGCTGCTTTATCTATTCGAGCGCGACGACGCCGTCCGTCTCTTCCGCGTTGCGTGACGATCGGGATCTAAGCTGGCGTCTTGCCACGCCCGAAGCGCGTCCGTGAACCTGACGATGCGGCAGCTGCCAGACGCTTCGACTTCTCTTCCAGGTCTGGCATCACGATGCCGCCGGACAGAATGATTTTCGCCGCTTCCTCAACCGTCATCGAGAGGAACACGACACTCGAACGCGGCACGAAGCAGATGAAGCCAGCCGGCGGCACGATGCCGGTCGGCATGAAAACCGTCAGCAGGTCCGTTTCACCGCCAGGGCCGACATCCTTGATCTCGCCGGTCGTCTCGCCCGTAACAAAGACGATGCTCCAGATGCTCTTCGACGGAAATTCAATCAGGCCGACTTTCTGGAAGCTCTGATTGGGGCCAGCCGTCGAGACGACGCTCTCGAAGATCTGCTTGATCGCGCCGTACACGTTGCGGACGATCGGCGTGCGCGACAGCATCAGCTCGCCAGACGAGACAAGCGTGCGTCCAAGGAGGTTGGCGGCCAACGCGCCGATGATCGTCAGACCGAAGACGGCTACGACGAGCCCGATGCCGGGGATTGGAAACGGCAGATACGTGTCGGGATTGAATGTGTTCGGCAGGAGCGGTTTGATCCAGGCGTCGATCCAGTGGATCACGCCCCACATCAGCCACAGCGTAATCGTCACGGGGCCGACGATCACAAGCCCGGTCAAGAATGCGTTGCGAAAGCGCGAGCCCAGGCGCCAGCGACCGGCGCGACTCTCATTACTCGCAAGCCGCTTCAGGCCTTCGGTCAATTGAGCTGCCTCGGCCGCGGATGGGCCGTGGCGAGCTGGATTGTTCGGGTCGGAAGGGGGCGTGCTCATACTCTCCTACTCGGGCAAATGCCCGACGGAGTTCGGGCGGCCGTCAGTTTGTCACGACAAGACAGTCAAGGCCACTGGTCCTGAGCTTATCGCATACGCCGCGCGGCTCTTCCTGATTGGCATAGCCAACGATGCGAACGCGATAGAAGGTGCCCATGCTACCGATAACGGCCTCATCGACCATCGGAACGTGATTTGCGAGTTCAGCGCCGTGCTGAGCCACGATCTGCTGCGCCAGCGCATCAGCTTCCGCGCGCGAGCGTAACGCCGCGATGTGAACCTTGTACTTGCCTTTGGTTGCGCGGCCAGTGACCGGCGTGGCGGCGGCCGTGCGGCTCGCCTTGCCGCCTTTATTGACGACGGTCGCACTGCTCCACTCCGACACGTCTGCGGCTGGGCCGGTTGATGCCGTCGTTACTGACGCTTGGGGCGGTGGAGGCGCCGATGTCCCGCCACCAAAGAGATTTGAGAAGAAACCGCTTACGCCCGAACTTCCGCTCGACGATGTGGGCGGTGCCGCGGCTGGAGGCGGTGTTGCGGCGCCACCCGACGTAACCGTCGACGAGGCGACGGACTGCAAGCCGGTGTTCACCGGCGCGTACGCTGCGCGGGCATTCGCAGCATCCTTCGCTGCCTGACTCTCGGTATCCTGCCGCGTTACCGGGCCCGAAGCTGAGTTCGAGTTACTTGACGCGGCTTGCGCGATCGCGGCAGCGGACAAGCCAGCGGAGCCCGCATTCGGACCCGCTGTTGGCGTAACGGCTGGTGTTGCAGTTGGCTTTACCGCACTCGCTACGCCGACTACTCGTTCCGGGCCTTTGCCTTCGTCCTGGATGCCGGCCATTTGATAGGCCGCGGCGCGTTCGCTCGTGGCGCTGGCCCGGTCAGCGTCGGTCAGGCCATTCTTGAGCCAAAGCGCGCTCGTGAGATCGGAGATTGCGAGGCCGGGCTGCTTCAGCTTTTTGTAGGCGAGCCCACGCGTATAGAGCGCCTTGGCCGTCTGCTGGCCATTGAGCCCGCCGGATTTCAGAGCCGCCGATATCTGATCGATCGCGCCCTGACTGCGGCCGTTGGCGTATTCCTTCAGGCCCGCGTCATAGGCTTTACGCGCCGCCTCAGTCTTCTGAGCTTCGGATCCTTCGCCTGCTGGCTGAGCCGACTGCTCGGCTTTTTTCTTGGCCACGGCGGCCGGCGACGACGCGGTAACACCCACAGCCAGCGCGCAAGCCGCAGCCGTCGCGAGCATTACGCTACGCGCCAGGCTTTGTATTGGCGTCATGTCCGTCTCTTCCCCATTAGCAAGTGTTCAAGCGGTGCCCGTGCCCGAACCTAGTGCATGCAAGAGAACTGGGCAATTTCACGGCCCTATCCCCTGTTCACTTTCCCCCATCATTCGACAGTGACAGATTTTGCGAGATTGCGTGGCTGATCCACATCGGTACCGATCTGCACGGCCGTATGATAGGCAATGAGTTGTATCGGTATAGCATAAAGCAGCGGGGCGACCAACGGTGCAACCTTCGGCATCTGGATATGCCCGGCGAGCTTGCAGCCCGCCTTCTCGGGCTCGGCGTCCGAAATCAGGATGATCTGCCCGCCACGCGCGGCGACTTCCTGGAGGTTCGAGACCGTCTTCTCGAACAGTTCATCCTCCGGCGCGACCACGATCACCGGCACCGTCTCGTCGATCAGCGCAATCGGGCCGTGTTTCAGTTCTCCGGCCGCATAGCCCTCGGCGTGGATGTAGGAGATTTCCTTCAGCTTCAATGCGCCTTCAAGGGCGATCGGGAAGCTCAGGCCGCGTCCGAGATAAAGGACGTCACGCGCCTTGGAGAGCACGTCGGTGATGGAAAGATAGTTTTCGTCGTGATGCAGCAACGACGCCATGTGCCGAGGCACCTCGGTCAACGCGGTGACGAGCTCGGTTTCTTCTTCAGGCGTGATCGTGTTGCGCGCACGTGCGATCGCGATCGCGAGTCCGGCGAGGACTGAGAGCTGGCAGGTGAATGCCTTGGTGGAGGCAACGCCAATCTCAGGTCCGGCAAGCGTCGGCAGCACGGCATGGGATTCGCGGGCGATCGTCGAGCTTCTGACGTTGACGACGGATGCGATGCGCTGGCCGTTGTCCTTGCAGTAACGCAGCGTCGCCAGTGTATCTGCGGTTTCGCCCGACTGGGATACGAACACCGCGAGGCCGTCCTTCGGCAAGGGCGTTTCGCGGTAACGCATCTCGGACGCGACATCGATATCGACCGGCAGGCGGGCGAAGCGTTCGATCCAATACTTTGCGACAAGACCCGCGTAATAAGCGGTGCCGCACGCCGAAATGGTGACACGGCTGATTTTCGCGAGATCGACACCGAGATCCGGAAAGGCAACGCGCGCGTTCGCCATGTCGAGGTAACTTGCGAGTGTATGCGAAATGACTTCCGGCTGCTCGTGGATTTCCTTGAGCATGAAGTGGCGATAGTTGCCCTTGTCGACCAGCAACGAACTTGCCACCGCATTGATGACGGGACGGTCGACGCGCGCACCTTCACTGTCAAAAATTTCGACGCCCGACCGGCGCAGAACGGCCCAGTCGCCGTCTTCGAGATACGTGATGGTGTCCGTGAACGGCGCAAGCGCGATGGCGTCGGACCCGAGATACATTTCGCCGGAGCCGTGGCCAATGGCGAGGGGAGACCCTTTGCGCGCGGCGATCATGAGATCATCGTAGCCCGCAAAGATGATGCCGAGCGCGAATGCACCTTTGATATGCTGCAAGGCCTCTTGGACCGCCGCTACGGGATCCAGTCCGCGGTCCAGGCTGTCGGAGATCAGGTGGACGACCGCTTCTGTGTCCGTGTCCGTCTCAAACCGGTGGCCCTTGGCTTCCAGCGTGGCTTTCAGCTCACGGAAATTCTCGATAATGCCGTTGTGGACGACAGAGACTTTCGCCGTCATGTGCGGATGCGCGTTGCGTTCGATCGGGCGGCCGTGCGTTGCCCAGCGCGTGTGGCCGATGCCAGTCCGTCCGTCGAGCGGGTCGCTCAGCAGGCGCGTTTCCAAGTTCCGAAGTTTGCCTTCGGCGCGGCGCCGCGCGAGGGAGCCCGCCTCGACCGTGGCGATTCCCGCCGAATCATAGCCGCGATACTCGAGCCGGCGCAGCGCTTCGACGAGGTTGGTCGAAACGGCAGATTTCCCGAGGATTCCGACGATCCCGCACATTCGTAGCTGTCCCTCACTTGATCAGTCCCCACTGCAACGATGACGGTGGGCATAGCTCTTCTCAAATCACAGAATGTTTCAAAATAAGGCCTAAGCGGCGCGCATTCCTGCTTTGCAAGTTCCGTGCATCGTTAACGGTTGGTTGATGCGGCTTTCCGGCGGGCCATCATCTGGCGGAATTTGGCCGCCCAACCCGGCCGCTCCTCTTGCGTACCGCGTTCCAGTGCCAGCGCGCCCGGACCGACATCCTTTGTAATGACGCTGCCTGAGCCGATATAGGCGCCCGCTCCCACTTTGATCGGGGCAACCAGCGACGTATTGGAGCCGACAAAGGCCCCCTCCCCGATCTCGGTCTTGTGCTTGAAGAAGCCGTCGTAGTTACAGAAGATCGTGCCCGCGCCGACGTTTGCCTTGGCGCCGATGTGCCCGTCTCCGAGGTAGGAGAGGTGATTGGCTTTGGCACCGGCTTCGAGCGTGGTGTTTTTCACCTCGACGAAATTGCCAATGTGGACCTCAGGCCCGAGCCGCGCGCCCGGCCGGAAGCGTGCGAACGGACCGATCCGAGAGCCAGCCCCGATCGTCGCGCCCTCTATGTGACAAAAGCCCAGGATCTTAGCTCCTGCTTCCACGGTGACGCCCGGACCGAAGACAACATTGGGCTCGATCGCTACGTCCTGGCCGATGCGGGTGTCGAAATTCAGCCAAACGGTTTCCGGTGCGATCATCGTCACGCCTGACCGCATCAGTTCGATCCGCGCGCGCGACTGCCAGATCGCTTCGGCCTCTGCGAGTTGATCGCGCGAGTTGACGCCCATGACCTCGGTTGCGTCGCACTCGACGACGGCGGCCGTCAGCTTGTCCGCGATCGCCAGTTCGACGGCGTCCGTCAGGTAGTATTCGCCCTTGGCGTTGGCATTGCCGATCCGACCCAGCAGCTCGGAGAAGCGAGGCACGCGAAACGCCATGACGCCAGAGTTGCACAGGCCGATTTTGCGCTCGGCCTCCGTCGCGTCGTTCTGCTCGCGGATTGCCGTCAGGCGGCCCTGCGCGTCCGTGACGAGGCGGCCATAGCCGGTCGGGTCGGTTGGCCTGAAGCCGAGGACGGCGACATTGGCGCCCGCATCGAGTGCGCTTCTGAGGCGCTGAATGGTTTCCGGCCGGATCAACGGCGTATCGGCATATAGAACGATGACGTCGCCACTGTGCGCGTCGATGGCGGGCGTTGCAGCCTTTACAGCGTCGGCCGTGCCGCACTGGGCAACCTGAACAAATATCTGCGCCGCGGGCACGACCGCCTTCGCTTCGGTTCCGACGGCTTCCATCTCCGGACCGACAACGACTGCGAGCTTGCCTTCGGCCGACGACGCCGTCGCCAGGACGTGCGCGAGGAGCGAGCGGCCGGCAATCTTGTGCAGCACCTTGGGCAACGCTGATTTCATGCGGGCGCCCTTGCCGGCGGCCAGGACGACGAACAAAGGAGACGATGCGGTCATAAACAACCTGTTCTGGAGTTTGGCTGCTCATCCTCTATCTCGCCCGAATGGCTGCCGCCATAGCGGACCGCGATAAGTCATGACAGCAGAGCCGCAGACTTGCGCGGCGCGTGGGGATAAGCGGCGATTCGTTCTAACGCTGGTCCATTTTGCTCAAAGGTTTCCGATGCATGGCCAGTTCAATTGCGCATTGGCCACGATCCACAACTTCGATGCAACAGGGCGGTCAGAAGCATTGCAGTGTCGACAATCGGGAGCCCAACGTCTGACAGATCGAGAAAATGATTCGAGGCACGCCATCCGCCAATTCGCAGTGAGTGCCCCGGATGCGGAATTAGGACACCACACGATATGACTAAGCCAGCCAGTGACAAGACGGGACGGGCGAAGGCCGGAACGTCATACGCCGTTCTCTGGTCCATGCTCGGAGCGCTGGGCGCCGGATATCTCGGCGTCGCGATTTTCGCTCCCAATTGGCTCGGAGAATTGACGCCGGGCAATCATCTGACCCAATCCGCGCAAACGGATGCCGCCGTTCTCAAGCTCGCGGCCGATGTCGATGGTATCCGCTCGTCGCTAACGCGCCTGGAACTCGATGTTGCGAGCGTGAAATCCGACGTGGGTAATCAGCAACAGCAGACGCACACGCTCAGCGAGCAAGTAACGGCCATCGAAGACAAGATGCGTTTGGCGGAAGCTCCACCGGCGGCAAGCGCTCAGCAGATGTCTCAATCGGGTACCGATGTGGAAGGCATTCCCGAACCCGCGACGACGACGGCAGAAGCGGCGCCGCCCTCGCCTTCGACGCGCATCATCAACGCATCACCCGAGCATCCAATCGTGACCGGTAGTGTCGATAAGGCCGCCGTTCCGACGAAGACCAAGGCGAAAGCAAAGGCTGCTTCGAACGAGGCGCTCGATTTCGGGACCGCTGTCGTCAAGCAGGAAGCGAAGCCTATCGGATTGCAGATCGGGTCTGATTCAAGCGTCGAAGGTCTACGGATGAGCTGGATTCAGATCGCGGCCTTGCACAACGACCGCCTGAAGACATTCAAGCCGCGCTACACCTCGAACGGTGATCCGAATAATCCGAACTTCCAGCTTGTCGCCGGGCCGGTAAAAACCAAAGCGGATGCCATTCGCATCTGCAAGGAACTCAACGCGCAGAACGTGACGTGCAAGGTCGGCGACTTCATCGGCAACGCGCTTTAAGAGGCGGCGCTGCGTTGTAAGACATTCGCGAACGTTCACGTGCGATAGCGGAATTATAAAAAAGCGGCCGATCGAAAGATCGGCCGCTTTGTTTTCAGGTCCCTCGAAGCGATGCGCGTTGGCACACTTCCTTCACATCACGGGTTCGACGTGTTGAAGGTATCGCACTGATCGAGGCGTCCGGATTCAAATCCGGCCTTGAACCAGCGAACGCGCTGGGCCGCTGTGCCGTGCGTGAACGCATCCGGGACGATCCGTCCGGTCATCCGCCGCTGGATCATGTCGTCACCAATTTGCGAAGCTGCGTTCAGCGCCTCTTCGAGGTCGCCCGGCTGCAGTCTCTTCTTCAACTGGTCATTGAGATTGGCCCAGACGCCCGCAAGGCAGTCTGCCTGCAATTCAGCGCGGACCTGAATCTGGTTTGCCGTCGCCTCGCTGTCGGCGCGATTTTTCAGCTCCTGCACCTGATCGAGGATACCAAGCTGCTTTTGCACATGGTGTCCAACTTCATGCGCAACGACGTACGCCTGAGCGAAATCTCCGCTGACGTTAAACTTGCGCTTCAGCTCGTCATAAAACTGAAGATCGAGATAAACCTTTTGATCCAGCGGGCAATAGAACGGACCCATTGCCGCCTGTCCGGCGCCGCATGCTGTTCGCGTCATGCCGGAATAGATCACCATCGGCGGTTCTTTATACGTGCGTCCGATGCTCTTGAAGACCCGCGTCCAGACGTCTTCCGTGTCGGCCAGCACGCGCCCCATAAAGATGCGCTCGGCGTCTTCCTGGCCCGCGGTCTGCGTTCCTGAGGACCCCGGCAGGCCCGGTATGTTGTTGTTCGGCGTGCGTTGGGCTGGTCGCTCGCTGCGCGGAAGCTCAGGCATGTTGACCTGTCCGCCGGATCCGAACAGCACGTCGAGCGGATTGATGCCCATAAACAGCATCAGCGCGCCGAGGATCAGCAGCGTCGTGATGCTGAAACCGCCACCACCACCCAATGGAATTTGAACGCGTCCCGGAAATTGAAACCCGCCGCCTTGGCCGCGCCGATCTTCGATGTTGGAACTTTCGCGATCGTTGTCGTCGTAGCGCATGGAAGACCTTACAGATTAAGCGGCGAACACCGGTATGACACGCGGCCGAGATCAGCCTCTGCCGTGTCCGTTAAGGCGCTCATACTGCACGAGCATTAAGCCAACACAAGGCCGTTTTCTATCGCCTTTCCGGCCTATTTACTCTTGCGCCCCGCTTGGCGCTCGTTTGGTTTTTCCGCTTCCGGGAAGCGCGAGCAGATCAGGAACGGCCGCCAGGCCCTTGCCTTTCGCTGGCATTCTCAAGTGTGCACGCACCGCGCGTGACGCCGCCACTGCACCGTCCTGAGCGTAGGCCTCGTGGTTGCGTTCGATCTCCGAGAGTTCGTAGCGGTAGTTGACCATCAAGCCATACGCGTCGCGCAGGGCACGCTCAGATGTATCTCCCAGCCAGTTCATACGCTCCAGCCGCGCTCCATTGCCCAGATGGAAGCGCGCCACCGGATCGACGGGGCGATCTTCCGACGAGCGCGCCACAAGGAAGTACCTGGCGGCAAGCGCGAGTACAGCCGATTTGAGCTCTGCATCCGCTTCGGCGTTCTTGCCGATGTCTTCGACCCAGCTTGGCTTGCGCAGCGGCGCCAGCGCCCGGCGTTCCTCAAGTGTGACGCTGTCGTCATTTTCGTCTGCGAGAGTCCGGTCAAGCCAGCGCGCGAATCCGGGAACGGGAGAAAGCGTTACGAACGTTTTGAGCGTCGGCGTATCGCGAACGAGGTCTTCGACCACCTGTTTGAGCAGGAAATTTCCGAACGAAACGCCTTTGAGGCCGTCCTGGCAGTTGGAGATCGAATAGAAGACGGCGGTCGTCGGCGGCGGTGCGTCGTCGTTCAGGTGCGCGTCGAGAACTTCCGAGATCGTCGCGGGAATGTCGCGCGTGAGGGCGACTTCGACGAAGATCAGCGGCTCGTCTACCAGCGCCGGGTGGAAGAAGGCGAAACAGCGCCGGTCGGCCGGATCGAGGCGGCGGCGCAGATCGTCCCAGCCGCGGATTTCGTGCACGGCTTCATAGGCGATGATTTTCTCGAGAATGGCTGCCGGCGTCTGCCAGTCGATGCGGCGCAGAACGAGAAAGCCGCGATTGAACCATGATGTCAGAAGACGCTCGAGATCGCGATCGATCGATGCCAAGGACGCGTCGGATTTGATGTTGCGAAGAAGGTCGGCACGCAGGGCGACGATCTCTCCCGTCGCCCCGTGCGCGAGGTTGAGGCGGCGAAAAAATTCTAGCCGGGGCGGATAGCAGGCTTTCTGTAGGCGCAAGAGCGTGGCCTCGGCGGGCTGCTCAAGATAAGCGCGGGCCGCTTCGGCCACGACGGCCTCATCCGGGCGCAGTTCCTCAGACAGAAAGCGGTAGAAGCGATGGCGTTCCTCGGTTGGCGCCGCTTTCAGCCCGATCAGCAATTGCCGCGCAATGGCGACGCCGGAGGCCTCACCTCGTCCAGACATCAGCGCCCGCGCCAGGTCTTCAAGAGTTCCCCGGTCGTCGTCGCCGAACAGCCCTTTCGGCAGAAGCGCTCGGCTCTGCTCCGCGATCGAATTCATCAGTTCCTGAAAGAAGGAAACGTTCAACGGCAACTGCCCTCCTATGCGCGCACCGGCACTGCGTTAACTTTTGCTTAACCAGATCGGTTGAGCATTCGGCCTTACATTCATAAGGCAACTCTAACATGGCCGAACGGCTTTCCACCGCCAGCTCTCATCTTGGCGCGGCGAACAACGATACCGGCCGCGTGGCGTTCTGCGGGCCCTACGTTCTCTCCGCGATTACTGGATATGGGATTTCCCGGATCGAGGACGTCATTCGCGAGGGGCGCGAGTTGCCGCCGCATCGAAAGCCCGTCGTGCGCGGAACCTATGCGGACGAAGTCGAGGCGGCTCTCGCCCACTTCGGTTACCGCATGGAATTGACGGAAACACATCTGCATCGCGCCCGCAAAGAGCGTCCGACGGTCTGGACGTGGATGCAAAAGCCGCGGAATGCTTGGGCTTACTACATTCTCGCCATTCACAAGGGCAAGGAAGGCCACTGGATTCTCGTGAAGGGTGTCAAAATGTGCGACACCTTTACCGAGGGCAAGTGGACGTTCGTGGTCGATGGTCCGCATCGCGGATGCCGGATCATGGAGATTTTTGAGGTCCGCAAGGCGCATGACGCCTGAATTCAGGGCCGTCACGCCGCGATTTTTCCATGAACGCCAGCTGAACTTATGCTTCAGCGCGCATTCAACTCCAGACAGCTAGTCTCCTGAAGTACTCGCGATTGGCGAGGCTTATGGAGAATAAAGTGTCGGAAATTCTACGTTCAGGAGCCCTCATGGTCATGGCGGTGATCGTGTGCGCGGCGGGCGTAGCGGTGATGTTCTACGGCTGAAGACCGCCAGATAGAACCCAGCCGCCGCTTGTCGCCGGGCACAACTTGGGCCACCTAAGGATTCGACCTACGGGTCATTCGCGCAACGTGACCCGAGAGTGGCGACTTTGGCAGATGCCTCCTACAGCGATCTCATCAGGGATGCTCAGACGCGCCTCGGCGACTTTCTAACGCCGTCGCTGCGTCTCGGCGTCACCGGACTGTCGCGTGCGGGTAAAACCGTCTTCATCACAAGCCTGATCCGCAACCTCATCAGCGGCGGCCGGTTGCCGTTTTTCGCGCCTGAGGCTGAGCAGCGCATCGTGCGTGCGTATCTCGAACCGCAGCCGGACGACAGTGTTCCGCGATTCGATTACGAGGCGCATCTGCGCGACCTTATCGCCGTGCCGCCGGTCTGGCCCGATAGCACGCGGCGTATTTCGGAATTGCGCATCACCATCGAATACCGGTCGGGATCGCTGCTGAAACGGACACTCGGGCTTTCGAAGCTCTATCTCGACATTGTCGATTATCCCGGCGAATGGCTC is drawn from Hyphomicrobium methylovorum and contains these coding sequences:
- a CDS encoding malonyl-CoA decarboxylase domain-containing protein, encoding MNSIAEQSRALLPKGLFGDDDRGTLEDLARALMSGRGEASGVAIARQLLIGLKAAPTEERHRFYRFLSEELRPDEAVVAEAARAYLEQPAEATLLRLQKACYPPRLEFFRRLNLAHGATGEIVALRADLLRNIKSDASLASIDRDLERLLTSWFNRGFLVLRRIDWQTPAAILEKIIAYEAVHEIRGWDDLRRRLDPADRRCFAFFHPALVDEPLIFVEVALTRDIPATISEVLDAHLNDDAPPPTTAVFYSISNCQDGLKGVSFGNFLLKQVVEDLVRDTPTLKTFVTLSPVPGFARWLDRTLADENDDSVTLEERRALAPLRKPSWVEDIGKNAEADAELKSAVLALAARYFLVARSSEDRPVDPVARFHLGNGARLERMNWLGDTSERALRDAYGLMVNYRYELSEIERNHEAYAQDGAVAASRAVRAHLRMPAKGKGLAAVPDLLALPGSGKTKRAPSGAQE
- a CDS encoding DUF502 domain-containing protein, whose product is MSTPPSDPNNPARHGPSAAEAAQLTEGLKRLASNESRAGRWRLGSRFRNAFLTGLVIVGPVTITLWLMWGVIHWIDAWIKPLLPNTFNPDTYLPFPIPGIGLVVAVFGLTIIGALAANLLGRTLVSSGELMLSRTPIVRNVYGAIKQIFESVVSTAGPNQSFQKVGLIEFPSKSIWSIVFVTGETTGEIKDVGPGGETDLLTVFMPTGIVPPAGFICFVPRSSVVFLSMTVEEAAKIILSGGIVMPDLEEKSKRLAAAASSGSRTRFGRGKTPA
- the ypfJ gene encoding KPN_02809 family neutral zinc metallopeptidase — its product is MRYDDNDRESSNIEDRRGQGGGFQFPGRVQIPLGGGGGFSITTLLILGALMLFMGINPLDVLFGSGGQVNMPELPRSERPAQRTPNNNIPGLPGSSGTQTAGQEDAERIFMGRVLADTEDVWTRVFKSIGRTYKEPPMVIYSGMTRTACGAGQAAMGPFYCPLDQKVYLDLQFYDELKRKFNVSGDFAQAYVVAHEVGHHVQKQLGILDQVQELKNRADSEATANQIQVRAELQADCLAGVWANLNDQLKKRLQPGDLEEALNAASQIGDDMIQRRMTGRIVPDAFTHGTAAQRVRWFKAGFESGRLDQCDTFNTSNP
- a CDS encoding SPOR domain-containing protein, with the translated sequence MTPIQSLARSVMLATAAACALAVGVTASSPAAVAKKKAEQSAQPAGEGSEAQKTEAARKAYDAGLKEYANGRSQGAIDQISAALKSGGLNGQQTAKALYTRGLAYKKLKQPGLAISDLTSALWLKNGLTDADRASATSERAAAYQMAGIQDEGKGPERVVGVASAVKPTATPAVTPTAGPNAGSAGLSAAAIAQAASSNSNSASGPVTRQDTESQAAKDAANARAAYAPVNTGLQSVASSTVTSGGAATPPPAAAPPTSSSGSSGVSGFFSNLFGGGTSAPPPPQASVTTASTGPAADVSEWSSATVVNKGGKASRTAAATPVTGRATKGKYKVHIAALRSRAEADALAQQIVAQHGAELANHVPMVDEAVIGSMGTFYRVRIVGYANQEEPRGVCDKLRTSGLDCLVVTN
- a CDS encoding SPOR domain-containing protein, with the translated sequence MTKPASDKTGRAKAGTSYAVLWSMLGALGAGYLGVAIFAPNWLGELTPGNHLTQSAQTDAAVLKLAADVDGIRSSLTRLELDVASVKSDVGNQQQQTHTLSEQVTAIEDKMRLAEAPPAASAQQMSQSGTDVEGIPEPATTTAEAAPPSPSTRIINASPEHPIVTGSVDKAAVPTKTKAKAKAASNEALDFGTAVVKQEAKPIGLQIGSDSSVEGLRMSWIQIAALHNDRLKTFKPRYTSNGDPNNPNFQLVAGPVKTKADAIRICKELNAQNVTCKVGDFIGNAL
- the glmU gene encoding bifunctional UDP-N-acetylglucosamine diphosphorylase/glucosamine-1-phosphate N-acetyltransferase GlmU — translated: MTASSPLFVVLAAGKGARMKSALPKVLHKIAGRSLLAHVLATASSAEGKLAVVVGPEMEAVGTEAKAVVPAAQIFVQVAQCGTADAVKAATPAIDAHSGDVIVLYADTPLIRPETIQRLRSALDAGANVAVLGFRPTDPTGYGRLVTDAQGRLTAIREQNDATEAERKIGLCNSGVMAFRVPRFSELLGRIGNANAKGEYYLTDAVELAIADKLTAAVVECDATEVMGVNSRDQLAEAEAIWQSRARIELMRSGVTMIAPETVWLNFDTRIGQDVAIEPNVVFGPGVTVEAGAKILGFCHIEGATIGAGSRIGPFARFRPGARLGPEVHIGNFVEVKNTTLEAGAKANHLSYLGDGHIGAKANVGAGTIFCNYDGFFKHKTEIGEGAFVGSNTSLVAPIKVGAGAYIGSGSVITKDVGPGALALERGTQEERPGWAAKFRQMMARRKAASTNR
- the glmS gene encoding glutamine--fructose-6-phosphate transaminase (isomerizing); this translates as MCGIVGILGKSAVSTNLVEALRRLEYRGYDSAGIATVEAGSLARRRAEGKLRNLETRLLSDPLDGRTGIGHTRWATHGRPIERNAHPHMTAKVSVVHNGIIENFRELKATLEAKGHRFETDTDTEAVVHLISDSLDRGLDPVAAVQEALQHIKGAFALGIIFAGYDDLMIAARKGSPLAIGHGSGEMYLGSDAIALAPFTDTITYLEDGDWAVLRRSGVEIFDSEGARVDRPVINAVASSLLVDKGNYRHFMLKEIHEQPEVISHTLASYLDMANARVAFPDLGVDLAKISRVTISACGTAYYAGLVAKYWIERFARLPVDIDVASEMRYRETPLPKDGLAVFVSQSGETADTLATLRYCKDNGQRIASVVNVRSSTIARESHAVLPTLAGPEIGVASTKAFTCQLSVLAGLAIAIARARNTITPEEETELVTALTEVPRHMASLLHHDENYLSITDVLSKARDVLYLGRGLSFPIALEGALKLKEISYIHAEGYAAGELKHGPIALIDETVPVIVVAPEDELFEKTVSNLQEVAARGGQIILISDAEPEKAGCKLAGHIQMPKVAPLVAPLLYAIPIQLIAYHTAVQIGTDVDQPRNLAKSVTVE